The Apium graveolens cultivar Ventura chromosome 6, ASM990537v1, whole genome shotgun sequence genome contains a region encoding:
- the LOC141663542 gene encoding F-box protein CPR1-like encodes MISSTRFIRTHLANSHKKRAFLLNYIPDRESKNKYIDFHYTPQDSYRLYLPPTITDIEFIYSCDGLVCLSNDRECNVIYLWNPSTKQFKMLPAPNKNLSGLHVFLGLGFDSISNDYKLLRIGFQYPRGVEAELYSLKANSWKEIQVPKTLLYTFPSKFVHVKPGILYLESGDKILAFDLHKEVFRLYTFPSIALSNVLDFEGHVTMAIKSRDGSARSLFVLNDVCGKESWTKLFDLDVKIERVYHYLGTREFIVRFVGERGLYFYDYKTRETKKCDLQRSQRAMWAPIKYTESLVFVNGFEQQGH; translated from the coding sequence ATGATTTCTTCCACTCGATTTATCCGAACTCACCTCGCCAATTCGCACAAAAAACGAGCCTTTTTACTTAACTACATACCAGATAGGGAGAGTAAGAATAAATACATTGATTTCCATTATACTCCTCAAGATTCATATAGGCTTTACCTGCCACCTACTATCACTGACATTGAGTTTATATATTCTTGTGACGGTCTTGTTTGTTTATCCAATGATCGTGAGTGCAATGTTATATATCTATGGAATCCGTCAACTAAACAGTTTAAGATGCTTCCTGCTCCTAACAAAAATTTGTCAGGTTTGCATGTCTTCCTAGGCTTAGGTTTCGATTCTATTTCCAATGACTACAAGCTTCTTAGGATTGGCTTTCAATATCCTCGAGGAGTAGAAGCCGAGCTGTATTCTTTAAAAGCTAATTCGTGGAAAGAGATTCAAGTTCCTAAAACACTACTATATACGTTCCCTTCAAAATTTGTCCATGTTAAACCTGGAATTTTGTATTTGGAAAGTGGTGATAAAATACTGGCGTTTGATTTGCATAAGGAGGTGTTCCGACTATACACGTTTCCCAGCATTGCCTTGtcaaatgttttggattttgaaggtCATGTTACTATGGCTATTAAATCTCGTGATGGATCAGCTCGTAGTCTATTTGTGTTGAATGACGTTTGTGGCAAAGAGTCATGGACAAAATTATTCGATTTAGATGTGAAGATAGAAAGAGTTTATCATTATCTGGGTACAAGGGAGTTTATAGTTCGCTTTGTTGGTGAGAGAGGCCTCTATTTTTATGACTATAAAACGAGAGAGACCAAGAAGTGTGATCTTCAAAGATCTCAAAGAGCAATGTGGGCGCCTATCAAGTACACTGAGAGTCTTGTTTTCGTCAACGGGTTTGAACAACAAGGCCATTAA